Genomic segment of Pochonia chlamydosporia 170 chromosome 1, whole genome shotgun sequence:
CAGACGATGTCCTCCTACATGTACGAGCGACGGGCATATGCGGCTCAGACATTCACTTCTGGCGgcatggcaagattggcgagaTATCTTTCGACGGGGACTGCATCCTTGGACATGAGTCTGCGGCGGTGGTCTTGAAAACCGGATCCAACGTTAAACACGTTAAAAATGGTAGGATTCCCCTGATTTTATCAGATGACTGGTTGAACACATCTGACCCTCCGTGTTAGGTGACCGAGTTGCCATCGAGCCAGGCGTCTCCTGCGGCCGCTGCTTTCTCTGCATCGACGGACGATATAATCTCTGCAAAGACGTAGCATTCTCAGGCGCCTACCCTCACCATGGCACCATCCAGCGATATAAAGTTCATCCCGCGAGCCATGCCCACAAACTACCCCCCAATATCAGCTTCCAGACCGCAGCGCTAATAGAACCGCTGTCCGTGGCGATGCACGCCCTTCGCACGAGTCCCATCGCAGTAGGCACGCCGGTCGCCGTCCTTGGAGCGGGACCAATTGGTTTGCTCACCATGGTCGTGGCCAGAGCTTCTGGCGCGTATCCCATCGTCATTACGGATGTCGACCAGGCGAGGTTGGACTTTGCGAGGGAGTTCGAACCTCATTGCAGGACGTACCGTGTAGAGAAGGGCCTGTCGCCAGAGCAATGTGCAGTGGGGATTCGAAGGCTGTTCGAGAAGCAGGACTGGGATGGGCGCCAGACGACGGAGTATGATATGCCGCAGGTTGTGTTGGAGTGTACGGGCATGGAGTCGTCGATTTGTACGGCTGCGTATACTGCCAGACGGGGCGGTGTTGTGAATGTCGTGGGTGTGTCTTCAAAGGCAAGCATTGATGGTGTTCCGTTTATGCATATGTCCATGGCGGAGATTAGGTTGCTTTTTATTAATCGGTATCACGATACGTGGCCGGCGGCGGTGAGGGCACTGGAGGGAGGGTTGATAGATTCGAGTAAGTTGGATCTCATGGTGACGCATAGGTTCAAGTTGGAGGATGCTGAGGA
This window contains:
- a CDS encoding sorbitol dehydrogenase (similar to Colletotrichum fioriniae PJ7 XP_007593438.1), producing the protein MATTTTSSTAISGTIMSDLTNAKDLQPNPALVATADHQIKLETAPINDPGPDDVLLHVRATGICGSDIHFWRHGKIGEISFDGDCILGHESAAVVLKTGSNVKHVKNGDRVAIEPGVSCGRCFLCIDGRYNLCKDVAFSGAYPHHGTIQRYKVHPASHAHKLPPNISFQTAALIEPLSVAMHALRTSPIAVGTPVAVLGAGPIGLLTMVVARASGAYPIVITDVDQARLDFAREFEPHCRTYRVEKGLSPEQCAVGIRRLFEKQDWDGRQTTEYDMPQVVLECTGMESSICTAAYTARRGGVVNVVGVSSKASIDGVPFMHMSMAEIRLLFINRYHDTWPAAVRALEGGLIDSSKLDLMVTHRFKLEDAEEAMKLVGRVTKASDGKAVIKVQIVDE